Proteins from one Pseudoliparis swirei isolate HS2019 ecotype Mariana Trench chromosome 22, NWPU_hadal_v1, whole genome shotgun sequence genomic window:
- the glipr2l gene encoding GLI pathogenesis-related 2, like isoform X1, with translation MGKSVSKQFAEEVLQCHNEFRRKHQAPPMKLSSKLSSQATRYAESLASTRILKHSVESSRGSCGENLAWASYDQSGKDVADRWYDEVKQYNFNRPGFSSATGHFTAMVWKSSNKLGVGKATASDGSSFVVARYFPAGNITNQGHFENNVLPAKTTT, from the exons ATGGGAAAATCAG TCTCAAAGCAGTTTGCTGAGGAGGTGCTGCAATGCCATAATGAGTTCAGGAGGAAGCACCAGGCTCCTCCAATGAAGCTGAGCAGCAAGTTAAGCAGCCAGGCCACCCG TTATGCTGAAAGTCTGGCCAGTACACGGATCCTGAAACACAGTGTGGAGTCCAGTAGAGGGAGCTGTGGAGAGAACCTTGCATGGGCCTCCTATGACCAATCAG GAAAGGATGTTGCAGACCGCTGGTATGACGAAGTGAAACAGTACAACTTCAACCGCCCTGGATTCTCCTCTGCTACTG GCCATTTCACAGCGATGGTGTGGAAGAGCAGTAATAAGCTGGGTGTCGGTAAGGCCACTGCATCAGACGGGTCTTCCTTTGTTGTGGCCCGATACTTCCCAGCTGGGAATATCACGAACCAGGGACACTTTGAGAACAACGTGCTCCCAGCTAAGACCACCACCTAA
- the glipr2l gene encoding GLI pathogenesis-related 2, like isoform X2 yields MKLSSKLSSQATRYAESLASTRILKHSVESSRGSCGENLAWASYDQSGKDVADRWYDEVKQYNFNRPGFSSATGHFTAMVWKSSNKLGVGKATASDGSSFVVARYFPAGNITNQGHFENNVLPAKTTT; encoded by the exons ATGAAGCTGAGCAGCAAGTTAAGCAGCCAGGCCACCCG TTATGCTGAAAGTCTGGCCAGTACACGGATCCTGAAACACAGTGTGGAGTCCAGTAGAGGGAGCTGTGGAGAGAACCTTGCATGGGCCTCCTATGACCAATCAG GAAAGGATGTTGCAGACCGCTGGTATGACGAAGTGAAACAGTACAACTTCAACCGCCCTGGATTCTCCTCTGCTACTG GCCATTTCACAGCGATGGTGTGGAAGAGCAGTAATAAGCTGGGTGTCGGTAAGGCCACTGCATCAGACGGGTCTTCCTTTGTTGTGGCCCGATACTTCCCAGCTGGGAATATCACGAACCAGGGACACTTTGAGAACAACGTGCTCCCAGCTAAGACCACCACCTAA
- the nacad gene encoding uncharacterized protein nacad, producing the protein MPGESAHRSVPTEKHPERGAEETGLPGPDMTRHPSIDSSPSDSGSSPSDSGSSPSPSTPQKLLPACTSPFGPRLFHAIPSSSGTPRPQPEGSDYRNNTARLSGKLGGHGPCGHHVPIKMERIKVLTGSEVESDYQEPQTMDARVVMGQETLLKTTEIQKRTPLVKPSGQAIPLPAIPIHSGPQSQANETEVETNQFQIPQKQQDKQKDPMQPPTTLPSPFHNPIFPTSSSTEPITTDDSLKDKKEESQNLSQDEVPSPSFSELACPVALSFSEPAYAVDPLRVGVPTSLDLDLYYTAPSTPIKMASHSSHLKHHSYPGSPACPLSPGSPSDSEDLCSPLTSPSGSYITAEGGSWTSSYTSSTSPSTSPNLLLTEESQEAPACFVGSLSEIGDEVGEEKGRTSLEREEERAGDFCLYRPEDFVMNARMGITGTVVLEEEEALKEEEIKMARESCRPCWLTDDMSPLRSSSSRSSDSQEDGGESESSLCPLEEASAGRAEYSRPMQTGLKLQLEACISEEHYGQMDDLPERPSTALTPDTESMTMASSSLSPDSPVSPLDAFCPGAFGVFGPSSFMFSQAACGDDMPDEEMMIPASLLSFPLHTSLIFKADSMEITLFPTEDENDLGESNDINEGKDVNAYAAGEEEADVEDVDDEEDDYDYDDEGEDNANSTAGGDGNDENKEDDDNGDHDEVDEEVKVEVKVVEEAEEGEEKEQEEDKEKCVLKAVEDPTQEDSSASFLHSLSETSINEGLDESFCFQDDTDDSLDSASYNGEEDERLYSTERHAQSLEPTPMDALDLSEVQTEPEQGSTTGTGPTEPLHTQLSTDKPLDEPTPLKPQSDPELTSTSGIGQTTPMHTQVSTDKPVDHQRLSGTLEAIFCQPESSSHLDESVSVSEIMALCGSFQPHEQPKNSPPFDPSTPPVVFCGPSDPIAELHTSPPSETAAVNSSVRQKELTKENPQMKDDDLQESKDYSGEEPTAEPERDSFKLLIKPRHYQAESHRAVGASRVVLSKSFSNKSDVPVGAEAICRTNIHRESDIELDQRNGNASAESMSAECRSIDSATNDLNKGVLLLSCPKDPCPNPSNIPVSVSAEVISELADNLAVIPGDSAQENLRENTLSTDEGVLAAVGSPHSPLAISPKRENSETDSMAGSREMRPGPGAWCHDRMGLGFTLGLGSGAEFAVWGAGESLSLSLGKRYELEAEGLLMCDTEGQSTQMAVVPNMTSEVSDNYDNVLRSVLDEEDNNSQCRKGDRMADEELVGEGASESNLACWKSIEEISEAGGGEDGSSRFPEDDVSNLNPDNDGDTTHTQTQNTWQNSNNNNDSAFNSLEVAMCGSLNALSEEVRPQSVSFSIRDSVSNIPLEEMPPQGSDTIPEEGKQKDSAIHPTNDTTQAPSKEGACSISVPLVETHLDKAVTNQHLSTPDKARSRYHTSLECQAITQESNTAFSLIHGSFGSFTPKCKSNESRPSRARKEKMENTGSQSEPEMAEPQTEHQRRDDVNHVTDRLVEEPTIKNAFRGQQCVGSNSGEEVEEEQVEEKAKKRDVDQDKKNEKARKNSPAQTGQERHVCHVSQEELCADKPIAAKKGRRGKQNKYRASQAGSHPDGSPETVDDPKKPSVPLNPTADGWTKGVPEKCKTKTGRKVNKKSSSSYDEQRTSGTDEATFRSQVQGDNSPSPDVNNPRHGHCNSTMHTPDNLNVVLAMNQELHQKQEVLDNRPLSDSQRGITVDINDNNINTGHSPSSHDAISSSLTPLSSSPPPISSSSPLPCASREPDDDLPTPVQESQPVLSAQQQPSQSMSHTPTTLSSTSPTTQKAPGSQLPPNINLQEMSVVFSASTTSTTSVSSPSFPTATLLSLSQPTQESSSPAPGTLHSACLPDSISRPQAQPNLNIQPHKQIKQGCTWSIQDRCRGPSLAEEETDSEDDGGLPRRGHRSQARGVAGNRNGAMQRESGPSNQREMQPFSAPQMSNRQSGCPINHSHRIAEEIDLSFKNNCSILASCNESEGEGSMPELEEPEPLRPSEPQSFTDDGLNRPKQSRSEKKARKAMSKLGLKPVHGVTRITIRKSKSILFVISRPDVFKSPASDIYIVFGEAKIEDLSQQAHKAAAEKFKMPVTSSPLAPPVPLSLTIKEDSEEEEEEVDEGGLEQRDIELVMAQANVSRAKAVRALKHNKNDIVNAIMELTM; encoded by the exons ATGCCGGGGGAGAGCGCTCACAGATCTGTGCCCACCGAAAAACATCCAGAACGGGGCGCTGAGGAGACGGGGCTCCCTGGACCAG aCATGACCAGACACCCTTCTATTGACTCCAGCCCAAGTGACAGTGGCTCTTCTCCTAGTGACAGTGGTTCTAGCCCATCTCCCAGTACTCCTCAGAAGctactcccagcatgcacctctcCATTTGGACCACGACTATTTCATGCAATACCTAGCTCCTCTGGTACTCCAAGACCACAACCTGAAGGCTCTGACTATCGCAACAACACAGCCAGACTATCTGGAAAATTAGGTGGTCATGGACCATGTGGCCACCATGTCCCTATTAAGATGGAGAGAATCaag GTCCTGACTGGTTCTGAGGTGGAGAGTGACTATCAAGAGCCACAGACCATGGATGCAAGGGTGGTGATGGGTCAAGAGACACTGCTCAAAACAACAGAGATCCAGAAAAGAACACCCCTGGTTAAGCCAAGTGGTCAGGCTATCCCTTTGCCAGCTATTCCAATCCATTCAGGTCCTCAATCACAAGCGAATGAGACAGAGGTGGAAACTAACCAATTCCAAATCCCTCAAAAACAGCAGGATAAGCAAAAAGACCCTATGCAGCCCCCAACCACACTTCCTTCCCCTTTTCATAACCCCATATtccctacctcctcctccacagagccAATCACAACAGATGATAGTTTGAAAGACAAAAAGGAAGAGAGTCAAAACCTTTCTCAAGATGAAGTGccttccccttctttttctgaACTGGCCTGTCCAGTTGCTTTGTCCTTCTCTGAGCCAGCATATGCTGTTGACCCACTACGAGTGGGTGTGCCCACAtctcttgaccttgacctatACTATACCGCTCCTTCCACCCCAATCAAGATGGCCTCCCACTCTTCGCACCTTAAGCATCATTCATATCCAGGTTCTCCAGCCTGCCCACTCTCCCCTGGCTCTCCCTCAGACAGCGAGGACCTCTGTTCCCCTCTCACCTCACCCTCTGGCTCTTATATCACAGCAGAAGGAGGCAGCTGGACTTCCTCTTACACATCGTCCACCTCCCCATCCACTTCTCCCAACCTGCTCCTCACAGAAGAATCACAGGAGGCCCCTGCCTGTTTTGTGGGCTCCTTATCAGAGATTGGAGATGAAGTTGGGGAGGAAAAAGGACGAACGAGTCTTGAGCGGGAAGAGGAAAGAGCAGGAGACTTCTGCCTGTACCGTCCTGAGGATTTTGTCATGAATGCACGGATGGGCATAACAGGGACAGTGGTcctcgaggaggaagaggctctAAAAGAGGAAGAGATCAAGATGGCCAGAGAAAGTTGTCGTCCTTGCTGGCTGACTGACGATATGTCCCCGCTAAGGAGCAGTAGCAGCCGTAGCAGTGACTCCCAGGAGGATGGGGGAGAGTCTGAGAGCTCACTCTGCCCACTGGAAGAGGCTAGTGCAGGGAGAGCAGAGTACTCTAGGCCCATGCAGACAGGCCTGAAATTGCAACTGGAAGCATGTATATCAGAGGAACACTATGGACAGATGGATGACCTCCCAGAACGACCCTCCACTGCCTTGACTCCTGACACAGAGAGCATGACCATGGCCTCATCGAGCCTTAGTCCTGACTCACCTGTCAGCCCCCTGGATGCCTTCTGTCCTGGAGCCTTTGGTGTGTTTGGCCCCAGTTCTTTCATGTTTTCCCAGGCAGCCTGTGGTGATGATATGCCAGATGAGGAAATGATGATCCcagcctccctcctctcttttcccctCCACACCAGCCTTATCTTTAAGGCCGATTCAATGGAAATTACCCTCTTCCCCACAGAGGACGAGAACGATTTAGGAGAAAGTAATGACATAAATGAAGGAAAGGATGTTAATGCTTAcgcagcaggagaggaggaggcagatgtTGAAGATGtcgatgatgaagaggatgattATGATTATGACGATGAGGGTGAAGACAATGCTAATAGCACTGCTGGCGGTGATGGCAATGATGAAAATAAGGAAGATGATGACAATGGCGATCATGATGAggtggatgaggaagtgaaggtaGAGGTGAAAGTGGTAGAAGAGgcggaagagggggaagaaaaagagcaggaagaggacaagGAGAAGTGTGTTCTCAAAGCAGTGGAGGATCCTACACAAGAAGACAGCTCAGCATCCTTCCTTCATTCACTTTCAGAGACATCTATCAATGAGGGGTTGGACGAATCCTTCTGTTTCCAAGACGATACAGATGACTCATTAGATTCTGCATCCTATAATGGGGAGGAGGATGAACGTCTATACAGCACTGAGAGGCATGCACAATCACTAGAACCCACACCAATGGATGCACTTGATCTATCTGAAGTCCAAACAGAACCGGAACAGGGGTCTACCACTGGGACAGGTCCAACTGAACCTTTGCACACACAACTGAGCACAGACAAACCTCTGGATGAACCTACACCCCTTAAACCACAGTCCGACCCTGAACTAACGTCTACCAGTGGCATAGGTCAGACAACACCTATGCACACACAAGTGAGCACAGACAAACCAGTGGATCACCAGAGACTATCTGGTACTTTAGAAGCAATCTTTTGTCAACCAGAGTCATCCAGCCATCTGGATGAGAGCGTGAGTGTAAGTGAGATAATGGCTCTCTGTGGTTCCTTCCAACCTCATGAACAGCCTAAAAACAGCCCTCCTTTCGACCCGTCCACCCCTCCTGTGGTTTTTTGTGGTCCATCTGATCCTATAGCTGAGTTGCACACCTCTCCTCCTTCGGAGACGGCAGCAGTTAATAGTTCAGTTCGTCAAAAAGAATTGACTAAGGAAAATCCCCAGATGAAAGATGATGATTTGCAAGAGAGCAAGGATTATTCAGGGGAGGAACCCACAGCAGAACCAGAAAGGGACTCTTTCAAATTGCTCATCAAGCCTCGTCATTATCAGGCAGAAAGCCACAGGGCTGTAGGGGCAAGTAGAGTTGTATTATCAAAGTCTTTCTCCAATAAATCAGATGTGCCTGTAGGGGCTGAGGCCATATGTAGGACCAATATTCACAGGGAGTCTGACATTGAGCTTGACCAGAGGAATGGGAATGCCTCAGCTGAGTCTATGAGTGCGGAGTGTCGAAGCATTGACTCTGCCACCAATGACTTAAATAAAGgagttcttcttctctcctgccCAAAAGACCCTTGTCCCAACCCCAGTAATATCCCTGTTTCGGTTTCTGCAGAGGTCATCTCAGAACTTGCTGACAATCTGGCCGTGATCCCCGGTGACTCTGCTCAGGAGAACTTGAGAGAAAATACTCTGAGTACAGATGAGGGGGTACTGGCAGCTGTTGGATCCCCACACTCACCCCTTGCCATCTCACCCAAAAGGGAAAACTCTGAAACAGACAGCATGGCTGGGAGCAGGGAGATGCGTCCTGGACCTGGGGCATGGTGCCATGACAGGATGGGGCTGGGGTTCACTTTAGGATTAGGCTCAGGGGCAGAGTTTGCTGTCTGGGGAGCAGGGGagtctctctccttgtctctgggGAAGAGGTATGAGTTGGAAGCAGAGGGTCTGCTCATGTGTGACACAGAGGGTCAAAGCACACAGATGGCCGTGGTTCCCAACATGACCAGTGAAGTGTCTGACAATTATGACAATGTTCTACGTTCTGTTCTGGATGAAGAAGACAACAACAGTCAGTGTAGAAAGGGGGACCGGATGGCAGATGAAGAATTGGTTGGAGAGGGAGCTTCTGAGTCCAACTTGGCTTGCTGGAAGTCCATTGAGGAGATCTCAGAAGCAGGCGGAGGGGAGGATGGAAGCTCCAGATTCCCAGAGGATGATGTCAGTAATCTAAATCCAGACAATGATGGAGataccactcacacacaaacacaaaacacttgGCAGAACTCGAACAATAACAATGACTCGGCTTTTAACTCCTTGGAAGTAGCCATGTGTGGAAGTCTGAATGCACTATCAGAGGAAGTGAGACCCCAGAGTGTGAGTTTCAGTATTAGAGATTCTGTGTCGAATATTCCACTTGAGGAAATGCCACCTCAAGGTTCTGACACAATTCCTGAAGAAGGGAAACAAAAAGACAGCGCTATACACCCGACAAATGACACAACACAGGCACCATCAAAGGAAGGGGCCTGTAGCATCTCAGTGCCATTAGTTGAAACTCACCTGGACAAAGCTGTAACAAACCAGCATCTGAGTACACCAGATAAAGCCAGATCCAGATATCACACTAGTCTAGAGTGTCAGGCAATCACTCAAGAGAGTAATACAGCCTTTTCTTTGATTCATGGATCCTTTGGTTCCTTTACTCCTAAATGTAAATCTAATGAATCCAGACCAAGTCGAGCTCGTAAAGAAAAGATGGAAAATACCGGTTCTCAGTCGGAACCTGAGATGGCGGAGCCTCAGACTGAACACCAAAGAAGGGATGATGTCAATCATGTGACTGACAGACTTGTTGAGGAACCAACGATTAAAAATGCCTTTAGAGGACAGCAGTGTGTTGGAAGTAACTCAGGGGAAGAGGTTGAGGAAGAACAAGTGGAAGAGAAAGCAAAAAAGAGAGATGTGGATCAAgataaaaagaatgaaaaagcaAGGAAAAACTCTCCTGCACAGACGGGCCAAGAGCGTCACGTGTGTCACGTCTCTCAAGAGGAACTTTGCGCAGATAAACCAATTGCTGCtaagaaagggaggagagggaagcagAACAAATACAGGGCATCACAGGCAGGCAGTCACCCTGATGGCAGCCCTGAAACTGTTGATGATCCAAAGAAACCTTCTGTTCCATTAAATCCCACAGCAGATGGATGGACAAAAGGGGTCCCAGAAAAATGTAAAACGAAGACAGGTagaaaggtaaacaaaaaaTCATCATCGTCATACGATGAACAGAGGACATCTGGGACCGATGAGGCTACATTTCGGTCACAGGTGCAGGGGGATAACAGTCCCAGTCCTGATGTCAACAATCCTAGACATGGACACTGCAATTCTACCATGCATACCCCAGACAACCTCAATGTTGTGTTGGCAATGAACCAAGAATTACATCAGAAGCAGGAAGTGCTTGATAACAGACCACTCTCTGATAGTCAGAGAGGGATCACAGTGGATATTAATGATAACAACATCAATACTGGCCACAGCCCATCCTCCCATGATGCCATATCATCCTCTTTGACTCCACTCTCTTCCTCACCacctccaatttcctcctcctctcctctaccaTGTGCCTCAAGAGAGCCAGATGATGATCTTCCCACACCTGTGCAGGAATCCCAACCTGTACTCTCAGCCCAGCAACAGCCCTCTCAGTCTATGTCCCACACGCCCACTACACTTTCCTCTACCTCCCCCACAACACAAAAAGCCCCTGGTTCCCAATTACCTCCTAACATCAACCTCCAGGAGATGAGTGTTGTCTTTTCTGCATCAACTACATCTACCACAAGTGTCTCTTCGCCCTCATTTCCCACTGCCACGCTGTTAAGCCTGTCCCAGCCTACCCAGGAGTCGTCTTCACCCGCGCCTGGAACTCTACACTCAGCATGTCTTCCAGACTCTATTTCCCGTCCCCAGGCTCAGCCTAATCTCAACATCCAGCCTCATAAACAAATCAAGCAGGGTTGCACATGGAGCATACAAGACAGGTGCAGAG GTCCCAGTTTGGCTGAGGAAGAGACGGACAGTGAGGATGATGGTGGACTGCCTCGACGTGGCCACAGATCCCAGGCCAGAGGagtggcaggaaacagaaatggaGCCATGCAGAGAGAGTCTGGTCCATCCAATCAGCGGGAAATGCAACCTTTCTCTGCTCCCCAGATGTCCAACAGACAGTCGGGCTGTCCAATCAACCACAGCCACAGGATTGCAGAAGAGATCGACCTTTCCTTCAAAAACAACT GTTCCATATTGGCTTCCTGTAATGAGTCTGAGGGCGAGGGGTCGATGCCTGAgctggaggagccagagccacTGAGACCATCAGAGCCCCAG TCCTTTACAGATGACGGGCTAAACAGACCAAAACAGAGTCGCAGTGAGAAGAAGGCCCGCAAG gcCATGTCTAAACTGGGTCTGAAGCCGGTCCACGGTGTGACCAGAATCACCATTAGGAAGTCCAAGAGTATCTTGTTTGTCATCAGCAGACCAGATGTGTTCAAAAGCCCTGCATCAGACATTTACATTGTATTTGGAGAGGCAAAG aTCGAGGACCTTTCTCAGCAGGCTCACAAAGCGGCTGCAGAGAAATTCAAGATGCCAGTGACCTCTTCTCCCCTGGCCCCACCTGTCCCACTCAGCCTCACCATCAAAGAAGatagtgaagaggaggaagaagag GTGGATGAGGGAGGTCTTGAGCAGAGGGATATCGAGCTGGTGATGGCTCAGGCCAACGTGTCACGAGCCAAGGCCGTCCGTGCTCTGAAGCACAACAAGAATGACATTGTGAATGCTATCATG GAGCTGACCATGTGA